The Peribacillus muralis DNA segment ACAAGCATCCTAGCGGAAATTTTTGAAAAGGGAGTGGTGTTTAGGAAACAGCTATTTTTCACGCCAGAAGGTCTTAAAATCATCTTCAGCACACTTGTTGTATTACTAGACTGTATCATCTTCGGAAACACCATCGCTGGGGTGTCTGGGAAAGAGAATAGATTTACATAATCAATTACGGTTTACGTCTAATACGAAACAAACTTTCTTCTTATTGGGGTAGAGTCAGGAAAATGCGCATTTACAACGATAAGCATTTTGATACAAGTCTTATGAGACATTATATAGCCTAATTTAGAGGTACTTTGAATGTATCTCAATAGGTTCTACTCTATTGAGATTGTGAATGATAGTACTTAAACTAACGGGGCAGGTTAGTTCAATAAGGGACTTGAGTACAAGCTGCTAAAATATTGGACTGTCAACACTAAACTAGACAACTTTTTTAAGGTGTTCAAGTTTGTAATTAATCGGACTTACATAACCAAGTGTCCCATGAATTCGTATATGATTAAACCAGTGGACATAGTCATGTAATTCCCTTGTTAATTCTTCTAAGCTATCAAAATGTTGACCTTTCACAAACTCTGTTTTGATGATTTTGAACGTTGCTTCAGCTACTGCATTATCATAGGGGCAGCCCTTCGTGCTTAAAGACCGCTGAATATGAAAAGTCTCTAATGCATCGTCAATCAGTTTATTCTTAAACTCATTTCCACGATCCGTATGGAACAACTGTATTTTACGTAGGTCGACCTTGATGGAGGCAAATGCACGATAAACGAGGAAGGCATCTTTGTTTGGGCCTGTACTGAAGCCTACGATTTCTCGATTAAAGAGATCGACAAATACACATACGTAATGCCATTGTTGATTGACTCTTACGTACGTCAAATCGCTTACAATCACCGTCATTTCTTCCTCCTGGTCAAACGCACGGTTTAGTTCATTTTTCTGTTTTGATTCATTACATGATTTCATATGTGGCTTAAATTGAGCTACGGTGTAAGTAGAGACAAGACCCTGCTCTTGCATAATACGTCCAATTCTTCGCCGCGAGGCGATGAGTCCGCGCTTTTTTAATTCTACTTTGATTTTACGTGTCCCATAATTTTGACGGCTTGCCAAAAATATGTCGATCACATCGGATGTAATGTCATCCTCTTTTTCTCTTTCCTTCGCTTCATAATAATAGGTGCTTCTCGGTAGTTGAAGGACTTTGCACATTGCTGATATCGAGTATTTATGTTGATTATTCTGAATCA contains these protein-coding regions:
- a CDS encoding IS3 family transposase (programmed frameshift), which gives rise to MTKRERRTFTEDFKQQMVQLYQNGKPRKEIIREYDLTPSSLDKWVSQSQNSGSFKEKENLTDEQKELIELRKRNKQLEMENDIFKASCADTRTKVNVIQNNQHKYSISAMCKVLQLPRSTYYYEAKEREKEDDITSDVIDIFLASRQNYGTRKIKVELKKRGLIASRRRIGRIMQEQGLVSTYTVAQFKPHMKSCNESKQKNELNRAFDQEEEMTVIVSDLTYVRVNQQWHYVCVFVDLFNREIVGFSTGPNKDAFLVYRAFASIKVDLRKIQLFHTDRGNEFKNKLIDDALETFHIQRSLSTKGCPYDNAVAEATFKIIKTEFVKGQHFDSLEELTRELHDYVHWFNHIRIHGTLGYVSPINYKLEHLKKVV